The Salvia miltiorrhiza cultivar Shanhuang (shh) chromosome 2, IMPLAD_Smil_shh, whole genome shotgun sequence DNA window TTGCTGCTCTTTATCCAGACATTGATAAGTACGAGGAAGAGGTAATGGAAGAAAAATTTATACTCTTCTTGTGGAACATGTAAAATTTGCTTTTGCTTTATCACCAACTGTTTCAATTCACAGCAGGAATTGGCTTTCCATGAAGAGGAGAGAGTTCGCAATAAGCAGGTGAACAGATCAAGGTTTTAGTCTCAGACTTCAAGCATTCATGGATGAAGGCGTTTAGCTCATTTATGTTacaaatacatcattaattcaaTGGGCTGTGAGGTCCAATGTGGAATAATCTGTGGCTTGTCTTTTTTATGAAGTGATCAATGGAAAAGTGAATAAACCTTCTATAGTGGTCGTCTGCATCATGTGGATGCCTCATGATGTTGCCTTACAATGCATTTTTTACTCTGAATTGCTTGGAGCAAAATTGAAATTTGCTTAAACTTTCTCCTTTGTAACAGATCCAAGCTTCAATTGCCCAGACTTTCCGTCGTCAAGCTGAAGCTCTGGGAAAGAAACGAACAACAAGAGCTACATCGGCAACATTTGTCAGGAGGCAGGGCAATTATCGAAATTTGAGGGGTAGGAGAAACCGTGGTGCTGAACGCCACGGATCTGACGAAGAGGAAGGTATTAATGGGCATGATGAGAGCAAAGACTCGTCATCAACTGACGAGCACTCTGAAGCCAAAACAAAAAGATACAAGAGATGGGGAGGAGCTCGGACATCACAGCCATCTCCAGGAGCTAGTGCAGATGATGCTAATGATTCAGAAGCAACCAGGGGAATACTTGGTGCATCTTCTACACCTCTTGGCAGTACAGAACTTCTTGCCTGGGGAAGAGGTGGCATTCGCAGTAATACCCGACATGGTGGCCTGAATTGGACCAATGGTAGAGTTACTAGGGGTAACCGGTTGTCAAAGCTGACCAATCGTCTCAAATCTTTACATGAAAGCGATGAAGTGGTAATAGATACTACATGCTTTATCTCATTGATCTTGGAAATTAAATCTTCAaattttgaactttttttttggtGGAGCTTGCATATTCGCTTCTAGTGTCTTAATCAGAGGAACTTATGACTTCTTCTTAACTACTTTTCAGTTGAAAATTAGTCTCATGATTGTCTCATTGCACGAGGAGAAGATACCCAGCTTGAAGCGACCTTACCTTTGCTGCAGCCCCACATCATCAGTCAGACACTTATGCCAGGTTTGGACTCATTGactcattctttatcttttatttcgGATCTAAACACAGATTCTGAATAGTTTCAAAACTGCATCTCCTGCAGTATGTTGCTATGCAGACATCCTTGGAAGCTAGTGAAATTGAGATGCTAATAATAA harbors:
- the LOC131013448 gene encoding putative E3 ubiquitin-protein ligase RING1a isoform X4, with protein sequence MPAQKRPRDSSTPPPSPSPSPPPDAEKGDDSQQGSENHNHEQPEDASDSDSSSYSSGGEKDEFIVVKLAEVRKEVQCPICLGIIRKTRTVMECLHRFCRECIDKSMRLGNNECPACRTHCASRRSLRDDPNYDALIAALYPDIDKYEEEELAFHEEERVRNKQIQASIAQTFRRQAEALGKKRTTRATSATFVRRQGNYRNLRGRRNRGAERHGSDEEEGINGHDESKDSSSTDEHSEAKTKRYKRWGGARTSQPSPGASADDANDSEATRGILGASSTPLGSTELLAWGRGGIRSNTRHGGLNWTNGRVTRGNRLSKLTNRLKSLHESDEVLKISLMIVSLHEEKIPSLKRPYLCCSPTSSVRHLCQYVAMQTSLEASEIEMLIIKDFHPVNNSAILPKPKESGALDPSQNELHLLDEQQTLEEINARFTQHHLVFAYRPKVKHEGN
- the LOC131013448 gene encoding putative E3 ubiquitin-protein ligase RING1a isoform X3; translation: MPAQKRPRDSSTPPPSPSPSPPPDAEKGDDSQQGSENHNHEQPEDASDSDSSSYSSGGEKDEFIVVKLAEVRKEVQCPICLGIIRKTRTVMECLHRFCRECIDKSMRLGNNECPACRTHCASRRSLRDDPNYDALIAALYPDIDKYEEEQELAFHEEERVRNKQIQASIAQTFRRQAEALGKKRTTRATSATFVRRQGNYRNLRGRRNRGAERHGSDEEEGINGHDESKDSSSTDEHSEAKTKRYKRWGGARTSQPSPGASADDANDSEATRGILGASSTPLGSTELLAWGRGGIRSNTRHGGLNWTNGRVTRGNRLSKLTNRLKSLHESDEVLKISLMIVSLHEEKIPSLKRPYLCCSPTSSVRHLCQYVAMQTSLEASEIEMLIIKDFHPVNNSAILPKPKESGALDPSQNELHLLDEQQTLEEINARFTQHHLVFAYRPKVKHEGN
- the LOC131013448 gene encoding putative E3 ubiquitin-protein ligase RING1a isoform X2 — encoded protein: MPAQKRPRDSSTPPPSPSPSPPPDAEKGDDSQQGSENHNHEQPEDASDSDSSSYSSGGEKDEFIVVKLAEVRKEVQCPICLGIIRKTRTVMECLHRFCRECIDKSMRLGNNECPACRTHCASRRSLRDDPNYDALIAALYPDIDKYEEEELAFHEEERVRNKQIQASIAQTFRRQAEALGKKRTTRATSATFVRRQGNYRNLRGRRNRGAERHGSDEEEGINGHDESKDSSSTDEHSEAKTKRYKRWGGARTSQPSPGASADDANDSEATRGILGASSTPLGSTELLAWGRGGIRSNTRHGGLNWTNGRVTRGNRLSKLTNRLKSLHESDEVLKISLMIVSLHEEKIPSLKRPYLCCSPTSSVRHLCQYVAMQTSLEASEIEMLIIKDFHPVNNSAILPKPKESGALDPSQNELHLLDEQQTLEEINARFTQHHLVRHILVSCRKLYNYPIPR
- the LOC131013448 gene encoding putative E3 ubiquitin-protein ligase RING1a isoform X1 yields the protein MPAQKRPRDSSTPPPSPSPSPPPDAEKGDDSQQGSENHNHEQPEDASDSDSSSYSSGGEKDEFIVVKLAEVRKEVQCPICLGIIRKTRTVMECLHRFCRECIDKSMRLGNNECPACRTHCASRRSLRDDPNYDALIAALYPDIDKYEEEQELAFHEEERVRNKQIQASIAQTFRRQAEALGKKRTTRATSATFVRRQGNYRNLRGRRNRGAERHGSDEEEGINGHDESKDSSSTDEHSEAKTKRYKRWGGARTSQPSPGASADDANDSEATRGILGASSTPLGSTELLAWGRGGIRSNTRHGGLNWTNGRVTRGNRLSKLTNRLKSLHESDEVLKISLMIVSLHEEKIPSLKRPYLCCSPTSSVRHLCQYVAMQTSLEASEIEMLIIKDFHPVNNSAILPKPKESGALDPSQNELHLLDEQQTLEEINARFTQHHLVRHILVSCRKLYNYPIPR